A genomic segment from Triticum dicoccoides isolate Atlit2015 ecotype Zavitan chromosome 1A, WEW_v2.0, whole genome shotgun sequence encodes:
- the LOC119272640 gene encoding COP9 signalosome complex subunit 1-like encodes MDVEDELQTAPAPADGGESSHALVSGDQLDVEAYAAQYSGRTRVGRLLFIAEKCGSEQMRLDALRLAYDWALKGEDTALHRDVSAKIAGRLGPRYAADQPWSDAVERRALLRKDKLDSELNVYRTNLIKESIRMGYNDLGDFHYAQGHLSDAFKSYIRTRDYCTTSKHVVQMCLNVILVSIELGQFMHVSNYVIKAEQTPDDLDRITAAKLRAAAGLAYMETNKYKLAARKFIETGSELRSNYSEVIAPHDVAVYGALCALASFDRSELKSKVIDNYNFCNFLELVPEVRELVNDFYASRYGSCLGYLEKLKSNLLLDMHLHGHIETLYKDIRHKAIIQYTFPFISVDLNLMAVAFQTSVSLLEKELAALITDNKIQARIDSHNKILYASHADQRNGTFQRALQTGNEFERDVKSMLLRANLLKHEFSQKAAERKV; translated from the exons ATGGACGTCGAGGACGAGCTCCAGACCGCCCCCGCGCCCGCGGACGGCGGAGAGTCCTCGCACGCGCTGGTGTCCGGGGACCAGTTGGACGTGGAGGCGTACGCGGCGCAGTACTCGGGGCGCACGCGCGTGGGGCGGCTCCTCTTCATCGCGGAGAAGTGCGGGTCGGAGCAGATGCGGCTGGATGCGCTCCGGCTGGCCTACGACTGGGCCCTCAAGGGCGAGGACACGGCCCTCCACCGCGACGTCTCCGCCAAGATCGCCGGCCGCCTTGGCCCCCGCTACGCCGCCGACCAGCCCTGGTCCGACGCGGTCGAGCGCCGCGCCCTGCTGCGCAAGGATAAGCTTGACAGCGAGCTCAATGTCTACAGG ACCAATCTGATCAAAGAGAGTATCCGGATGGGCTACAATGACCTTGGTGATTTCCACTATGCTCAAGGCCACCTTTCAGACGCCTTCAAGAGCTATATCAGGACCCGCGATTACTGCACTACCTCGAAGCATGTTGTTCAGATGTGCTTGAATGTCATACTTGTTAGCATTGAGCTGGGGCAGTTTATGCACGTGTCAAATTATGTCATCAAGGCGGAGCAGACCCCAGACGATTTGGATCGTATTACTGCCGCCAAGTTGCGAGCTGCTGCTGGATTAGCCTACATGGAAACAAACAAGTACAAACTTGCTGCCCGGAAG TTTATAGAGACAGGATCAGAGCTAAGGAGCAACTATTCTGAAGTTATAGCTCCACACGATGTTGCTGTCTATGGTGCACTATGCGCGCTTGCTTCTTTTGATCGCTCAGAGCTGAAG AGCAAAGTTATTGACAACTACAATTTTTGCAATTTCTTGGAGTTAGTGCCTGAAGTAAGGGAGCTGGTAAATGATTTTTATGCAAG CCGCTATGGGTCATGTCTGGGATATCTTGAGAAGCTGAAGTCAAACCTGCTGCTGGATATGCATCTGCATGGGCATATAGAAACTCTGTACAAGGACATTCGACACAAAGCcatcatacagtacactttcccatTCATATCTGTTGATCTCAACTTGATGGCTGTTGCCTTCCAGACATCTGTGTCCCTGCTAGAGAAAGAGCTGGCAGCGCTTATCACTGATAACAAAATACAG GCTCGTATCGACTCACACAACAAGATTCTATACGCAAGCCACGCCGACCAAAGGAATGGAACTTTCCAGCGTGCACTGCAGACTGGCAATGAGTTTGAGAGAGATGTCAAGTCCATGCTTCTGAGGGCGAACCTTCTCAAGCACGAGTTCAGCCAGAAGGCAGCAGAAAGGAAGGTGTGA
- the LOC119272651 gene encoding RHOMBOID-like protein 2, whose translation MPTRPRPCSRARLELNRVHPTRLRQTHHQPLRHLSPCRLASPPTFSTTPPPLPLSTTPQPIRAVAPGTQLATRQLATPSYVVGAMAGSRRDVDRKEKAPPAAAPQQQQPGREEEREWVPWIVPVIVTANVALFAVVMYANNCPAHARGGRGGRRCVGAGFLRRFAFQPLSQNPLLGPSSATLQKLGALVWDKVVHEHQGWRLVTCIWLHAGVVHLLANMLSLVLVGLRLEQQFGFVRVGVIYLVSGVGGSVMSSLFIKDNISVGASGALFGLLGAMLSELFTNWTIYTNKAAALVTLLFVIAVNLAIGILPHVDNFAHIGGFLTGFLLGFVLLMRPHYGWAQRYVLPSSVKDVGRKFLAYQWALLAVASVLVVVGLAVGMAMLFRGVNGNEHCQWCHYLSCVPTARWSCGK comes from the exons ATGCCAACCCGCCCCCGCCCGTGCAGCCGTGCTAGGCTAGAGCTAAACCGCGTCCACCCCACGCGGCTGAGGCAAACGCACCACCAGCCGCTGCGCCATTTATCACcctgccgcctcgcctcgcctcccacCTTTTCCACTACCCCGCCGCCGTTACCACTCTCCACGACACCGCAGCCGATTAGAGCCGTTGCTCCAGGAACGCAGCTCGCCACGCGACAGCTCGCTACCCCGTCGTACGTCGTGGGCGCCATGGCCGGCTCGCGGCGCGACGTGGACCGGAAGGAGAAGGccccgccggcggcggcgccgcagcagcagcagccggggcGCGAGGAGGAGAGGGAGTGGGTGCCGTGGATCGTGCCGGTCATCGTGACCGCCAACGTCGCCCTGTTCGCCGTGGTGATGTACGCCAACAACTGCCCCGCGCACgcgcgcggcggccgcggcggcaggAGGTGCGTCGGCGCGGGGTTCCTCCGCCGCTTCGCCTTCCAGCCGCTCAGCCAGAACCCGCTCCTCGGGCCCTCCTCCGCCAC ATTGCAGAAGTTGGGCGCTCTCGTGTGGGACAAGGTGGTGCACGAGCACCAGGGGTGGAGACTCGTGACGTGCATCTGGCTCCACGCCGGCGTCGTCCACCTGCTGGCCAACATGCTCAGCCTCGTGCTCGTCGGGCTCAGGCTCGAGCAGCAGTTCGGATTCG TGAGAGTCGGCGTCATCTACCTCGTGTCCGGCGTCGGGGGCAGCGTGATGTCATCCCTGTTCATCAAAGACAACATCTCCGTGGGCGCGTCCGGTGCGCTCTTCGGGCTCCTCGGAGCCATGCTCTCGGAGCTCTTCACCAACTGGACCATCTACACCAACAAG GCGGCGGCGCTGGTGACGCTGCTGTTCGTGATCGCGGTCAACCTGGCGATCGGCATCCTGCCGCACGTGGACAACTTCGCGCACATCGGGGGGTTCCTCACGGGGTTCCTGCTCGGCTTCGTGCTGCTCATGCGCCCGCACTACGGCTGGGCGCAGCGCTACGTGCTGCCGTCCTCCGTCAAGGACGTCGGCCGGAAGTTCCTGGCCTACCAGTGGGCTCTGCTCGCCGTGGCCTCGGTCCTGGTCGTCGTCGG GCTGGCGGTTGGGATGGCGATGCTCTTCCGAGGGGTGAACGGCAACGAGCACTGCCAGTGGTGCCACTACCTCAGCTGCGTGCCGACCGCCAGATGGAGCTGCGGGAAGTGA